The region TCGGCATAACTGAACTCCAGCGACTCGATCGGCCAGGTCACCACCATCGGCGCGACGACGTGCATCAGGGTCACCGGCGAATGCCGCAATCGGGCTTCCTGGGCCGCCCAGCGCAGCGCCGCGTGTGATTCGGGGGATCCGTCGATGCCGACGAGGATTCCGTACTCGCTGGACGGTTCGTCCATGGTCACTCCTGTGCCGCATCGGATTCGCGCGATCGGGGTCGGCGCCGGCGGCGATGATCGTCGACGCTAGGGCCACGATATTGCGGTGCGCCGCGGCCCGGAGAGGGTCGATGGTCCCTTGATGGATGTGTCGGTGGTCCCCTGACCCGGCCCGTCGTCAGCCGCGCACGATCAGCGCCGACGAGTGCGCCCGGTGGAATATCGGGTGACCCTTCGAGAGATGGGAGCCGCCGATGATCTGCGCGACGTCGGCGGCGTCGGTGCTGCCGATGACGGCCAGCAGAACCCGTTCGTCGTGTTTACGAAGGAAGTGCACGACGTCGGCGTGGTCGTTGATCGCATAGACGTGGACGTCGGGATAGCGCTGCCTGTACTTGCGGATCGTCTCGTCGAGCTCTGGTCCGGGTTCGCGACCGGAATCGCGCTCGCCGAGGGCCAGCACCGGGGCGTGCCGGAGGGTGGCCTCGCGCATGGCCTGGTCCACGACGGCGTCGTTGCCGGGCGAATCGTCGACCGCGACGATGATCCACGTGATGTCGCGCCCGACGTCCTCGGTGCGCGGGCGGATGACCGCGACGGGACACCGTGCCTTCTCGGCGACATCGGTGGCGACCGAACCGAGGACCGAACGCGCGTAGCGACCGATACCCACCGACCCGACGCACACCATCCCCGCATGCGCGGAGAGGTCGATCAGCGCGGTGGCGGGCGGGCCGTCGACGATTGCCGTCTCGATCGTCACGGGACGTCCGGTCGCTTCCACTGCGGCGCGCGCTTCCTGAAGCGAGGTGCGGGCGCGCTGGACATCTGCTGTGTAGTCGTCGGTGCTGTCGTGCGTCCGCTTGGTGGCGTAGATCAGCCGCAGAGGCACGCCGCGTGCGGTGGCTTCGTCGGCCGCCCACACCGCAGCGTCGCGCGCGGCGTCGGACCCGTCGATGCCGGCGATCACCGGCCCCGCGAGCTTTTTCGATGTCATGGTGGCTCCGATCACTTGAGCTGAGTTCGTTCGTCGGCCGCGTCGGCGAGGGTGAAGTAGTTCTCCTCCTCCTGCAGGAAGTGCAGTTGCAGCAGGGCGTAGAGCCCGTACAGGCAGGCCAGGAGGTCGTCGAGTTGGTCGGCTTGCACCGCTTGGGCGGCTTCGGCGACCGCGACGTGGGTGCCGATCCGGTCGGACAACCGCTGGATCTCGGCGTGCGTCCGGCTCATGGTCGCCGTCGCCTCGCCGCTGCCCAGGGGCCGGGCCAGCGCCGGATACAGCTGTGTCTCTTCGGCGAACTCGTGCGGCAGCAATCGTTCGGTCAGGAAGGAGTGCGCCCTGGTCAGCACCCCCAGAGCGTCGGGATCCCCGGAGACCAGGCGGTCGGCAGTCTCTCGGAGCAGCCCGACGGCGTCGCGCAACTGATCGTGCTCGACGGCGAAGCGACGCAACAGGTCTTCGGTCTCCGAGGGCAGATCGACACCGGTGGCCGGGTCTGCTCTCAGCGCGCGGAGCGCATTGAGGATCACGGTGACGTCGATCGCCTCCTGGAGCAGCGCACCCCATGCGGGGGGCAACCAGCCCGCCGCGGCGACGGCCATGGCGATCAACGACAGCGCCATGCCCACGGCGGCACTCTGCAGCGCGATGCGCCGCGACCAGCGTGCGATGTCCATCGCGTCGGCCAGCCGGTCGAGGCGATCGGTGGTCAGCACGATGTCCGCGGCGTCCGACGACGC is a window of Mycolicibacterium chubuense NBB4 DNA encoding:
- a CDS encoding universal stress protein; protein product: MTSKKLAGPVIAGIDGSDAARDAAVWAADEATARGVPLRLIYATKRTHDSTDDYTADVQRARTSLQEARAAVEATGRPVTIETAIVDGPPATALIDLSAHAGMVCVGSVGIGRYARSVLGSVATDVAEKARCPVAVIRPRTEDVGRDITWIIVAVDDSPGNDAVVDQAMREATLRHAPVLALGERDSGREPGPELDETIRKYRQRYPDVHVYAINDHADVVHFLRKHDERVLLAVIGSTDAADVAQIIGGSHLSKGHPIFHRAHSSALIVRG